ACGACCGGTAGATTATCTACTTTCGCTTAAACTACACCATTTTTATCCGGAAGTCATCTTTCCACCTCCCGACTGTACATATTCTTTTCGCGTTCGTAGAGGTTACCACTTCACgatcgtgaaagaaaaaaaacgcatgATGTTAAACTAAACCCAAATACGGTAACACCTCGATAAATGGTCGTCGTTTCCCCTCTGTAAAACGTATCGAATCATTTTCGCGCGTATTTTGCAGTGTGCCTTTGtattcgatattcgatattCGGTATTCGATATTTTCTGAGCTTTGAATAGcgaatatttcgtaaatttttttcgtgaaaaaaaaaaaaacgcatgaTGTTAAACTAAACCCAAATACGGTAACACCTCGATAAATGGTCGTCGTTTCCCCTCTGTAAAACGTATCGAATCATTTTCGCGCGTATTTTGCAGTGTGCCTTTGTATTTGATATTCGATATTCGGTATTCGATATTTTCTGAGCTTCGAATAGcgaatatttcgtaaatttaaACGTTACATACACATCGAGATGTATCAACTTTTCTAAAGCTTCGAAGCGATGTTTAAGCTTTCTTTATAAAGCGATAATTGAACACTCGTGTTTAGAAGTGTTTGTACATCGCTAATCGTCGTAACCGTTGAATAATCCAACGGATATAATTGTATCTACCATTTAAAAGGAAACGTTTCTGACGGACACTTGGAAACGGAACTAACCTGTACTGGAAGTTGTGAAAACTCACAACTTGCCCAAGCTCGGTTCTCGTTTCTCGCGTGATTCTCTTCAGTCTATACTTCAAGATCTCTTGTTGACTGCTCGCGTGAACGAACAGACCGATCATGGTCACGTCGCAAGCAACGTTCATAAGCGACGTCGCTATCAGACCCACGATCTGATGACTATACGCAACGTAATAGAGATTCTGGTCGGTCGTATGGAAAGGCAGCCATGCTCTGTACGTCAGCCTTCCGTTACGGAAATCGGTGAACAACGACGAGAGAATCATGCAGAAGACCGTAACCTCCACCATAATCGTGTAATAAATCGTGAAGGACCTGCAAACAGTCTATGAAAATTCCTTGGTCGATCGATTCACAACTTACGAAATTCATTTCTTCGGAACCCAGTCGCATCGATTCGCGATCCTCGATAAACGTTCTTTCTTTCGTCTCTATACAGAGTAACGatctaaaataaaattccataattcaagatcgttcgaaaatcgCGTTATTGCAACACGTTGATCTCATCTCCTGGTAATCGACAGTCGAAAACGTTTACAAGatcgtactaggttgttcggaaagacatttcgttttccaaaatggagaatatataatttaataaaatgtttatacactctaaaaaaatcgtgtttcattttcaccaaagaaaaacgaaacgattttccgaacaacccaatagataaaAAGAATAGCGTGGGTTGCTTAAAATAATGGAATACTTACACAGGGTGTTCTCGAATAACATGTGAAATTAGATTGGAGATGATtatgagaaaagaagaaaagtaaaaggaataaaatttgttccatTTCCACTTCTTTTTCGAGATAATCAAGTTCGAAGATTCACTTCGTGTTGGAACTTCGATGACGAAATGGACCACAATCTACGATTGAACAAGTAACAATCTACGAGTGTCCACGAAGTACTGACGATTCCAGAATCATACCAACAGTCGCGAAACATTGTTTACAAACACGATGAACACTATAATTCGACGAGCAAATCGTATCTTAGTGGTAAGTGCGAATATcacgaaatgaattttcaaatttgattatCTCAAAAACGAAGTCGAAatggaacaaattttattctctttatttttccgattttttCATAAGGAATCACCTCCAGCCCTCTTTTACATATTACTCGGGAACATTCTGTATAAAGTCCAATGTTATCGTTTTGTAAACGTTCGAAATATATCATCCGTTCACTATACCACGTCCAAAGAAGTGCAAATACAACACGTAACATCGTTTTGTTTACAAGCAGCACTAATGTGACtataaatgttcaaatattGGTCACTGTAGCGTATAATATACTTCGGAAACTACATGTTACTGTATATATAAAATTCCGTCAATATatgggtcgttcgaaaagtcatttaattttttttttttggtgaaaatggaacacgatatttttagagtgtataatacaatttattaaattatacattctccactttggaaaacgaaattactttccgaacaaccattAGTTTCCAACTTAAATTCACGAGAAGAATAATACAGTTCTAAAAGTACGTTGTACCCAAAAATCTTGGATGCACGAACGAAAGGAGAAACGCTTTAAAGTGTCGATGGTTTGAAAATGATAAATTCAagttgagaaaaaaatattgtagaaatGGTAGTTGGCAACGCGTCGTTGATACCTAGTATCGTCAacgtaaatgaaaaatacacatacttttgcaaCCATACGCATCCAAAGATGTACATGAATGAATTCTAGAACGATTGCCACGCTCGTGAATACGTTCGTCGTGAGAACCGACTCGAATCGTGAAAATCACGCAAGAAACCAGTTCGTTTACCCGATTCGTTTGTCGAATCTCTTCTGAATGGTCGCTTCGGTGTCGTCCATCGGTTTGCAAGGCTCCTCTTCGAGTTTACTCTTAAGAATCATCACGTTTCGACGATTTGTCAGAAGCACGACGATCTTGCAACAGGACAGACAAGTCGCGATGAACATGTAGACGCTGTCGCTGAGCTCGTCCGCCGTTTTCACGTTCAGGATTACGTTCAGAAATTGCGAAGCGCAGAAGGTGTGCAACAGAAGGAACACGAATACCGTGTAAGAACCGTATAGTAACCTTTTGCTGGTCGAGGACCATCCACACGGTCTCCAACAACCGCAACAAGTCAGTATGGCGAACGCTGGTCGCAGAATAGTCAtctttcgatcgagaaaatcgacacCGATTTTCATCCCATAACAACGGGATTCGCGAGATGTAAACGATAAAGTATCGAAGATATTGCTCGACAATACTTTCTCGttgaacaaaaaaaattgaaaatgattcTCGACGCGAGATTTATGCGAATGGATCGAAATTCTTCGAAGCGTTCGAAGAAACTTATTGCTTCTTCGTATCCATATTGTTTAATGCGTTGCGTACCACGTTGGTGACTGATGACGTGCTACGAATTTACCGATGTTTCTTCAAAGCGTTTACGTATGAATAATACAATGAATAGTAGTGCACGAGCAACGTTACCAGCGGTATATAATAAACTGTCGAATATTTATACTTCTCGCGCTATGGTTCGTTCGGTGAAATGTCtaggatatttttaaatatgaaaactcAACGTAGAAATCGACGCGTTAGAAAGTTTCGAATACGATACCGGTCGACAGTTGTTGACGAACCAGAACAGACATATTTCCCGGATTGACTTTCGCGACGCGATATCTGAACGATATTTCATAAAATACTGTCGCCGACGTAACGTCTATATCTTTGGTAAGCAGTACTCGCATTTCTTTCGCAAAAGATACTCGTGCTTTATTCAACGTCGTATGCGCGCAACGTATCATTATCATAATTCCTGGTAGCTCGCAACATGACTATATAGTAATGGTTAAATATTTACGAATCTCGTCGCGAGAgtctcgttctttttttttttagatccaTTCGGTATTTTAACATGTTACCGAGATGTCGTGTAAGGGGAacggtttatttatttaacggtaTGATTGTGTAGCGAAAACTTTGCAAGGGAACGTTTGGTAGAAGAGAATCATCGTGAGGCGCAGCGcaatgtatgtatttatttcgCAAGGAAAGGGTCAGAATATGCCCCTCTTACCGATTTTAAGCGAAAACGTAAACAACGTTAGGAGTGATCTTAAAATCGAGgctttctattgggttgttcggaaagtcatttcgttttccaaaatggagaatatacaatttgataaaatgataaaatatacactctgaaaaaatcgtgtttcattttcaccaagaaaaaacgaaacgacttcccgaacaacctgatataaTTGGCAAGTGATTTATAATCAAATtgtgttataaatatttatcttgCTCAAGAGCGAGTAAAGGGTAATGAATAATAATCGATCATTATTTtataaacgaaatttaatttcaagtaACTTAATTAGCGCAAAAATATTTGTCATAGAATAAAAATAGAGGAATGGCGACGCGTTCAAGTTGTTCGCATATGGCGCCAGTGTGCCTAAAGCCATTTCTGTTTTCTATTAATAGAAAGTGCATTTATATACGGTAAAGTACAAATAGTTATCAATGTATTTGTTAGTAacaagtgtgtgtattttacatGATGCTTATTGCTATAAAGTGTTCCGTGAGGTACAAATGTCCTAAGTAATTATAGCtaacaaatacaaatatttaatatcttaCGCCACACGCAGTGGAAGAATCTGGTTTAAAAAATAGTGTTGTAAATGTCACAATGGGATCGCAGGCTTTTGTACAATACACTTTCATACAAATTCTATAAATTGTACAAGCATTTAATCAGTTAGGTTAATCGTACAATCAATTGGTTCCGTCCGGACGCGATCTTCCCGCGACTTTCGGCATCTTCTTATTCGTGGAGTCCTCCAGTTCTTTTGGCTTATAATAATGAGGAGCAACTTCCAAAAGCCATTTACTTTCGATCTCTGTTACCTATGacaattgaaattaataaatataacgtTGTTTCAAATCAATTCTAAAGCGTCGAGAGCTTTTATACCCTTTAAGAAACATACCTGTCGCATGAATTCCTTTGTGGTAAAAACCAGCTCGTGGTAGAGCAACCAACGTGGCAGTTCTTGAAAGAGTGAACTGTTCGGATGAATCGACACAGTCTGATTGTGCTTAGCAGTCTTGTAATGACCCCCTTTTGATAATCGGGCAACGTGATAAAAGTAACCCGCAGTGATTGACTGAAATCAAACGAAATctgctttattttatttttcttcttaccATTAAAAAACACAAGTTAATCTATAAGGCCAGACAAAGGACGCCTTGAATTCCACACTGGACCGATGCGAACGAACACCAAAGAATAACTTAacggaaaataatttcttcctttCAGGAAACGAGTACCACAATGTTCATAAATTCTACCGACTGTTCAAGACCAATTCTCCTCACTGTCGATCACAACGAGAAAGACTCCTACTTTTCTACGTCAATGTCTTCTTTCGGTTGAGAAACAGAAAGctatcaggtttgcgaaaaatACTAAAGTTTACTTGTATTGAATTTATTCTTCCACGAAAGCAAAACAAAGTGGGGAACAATTCAAAGTTCCAAAAATATCTTTGTCCATGTTCGAACAACTCGAGCTATTGACATTAagatattaatttttcgttaaatattattaaaaatgacaCTGTGCGCCGCCACTGAATTTAACTCCGTGTCGTTTGCAACACAAATAGAAGGGAAGGTCatggtttcgttaaaaaaaaaaaagtcaaaacGATCTCGATTTACTTTTCTTCTTAGAGGAAAATACTACTCGTATAACCGAGTTACCTGGGAATACAAGGTGTCAAGAAGAGTCCCTCTCATTGGTGGAGATGAACAGCACGTAGTTATGCCGTAGATCTTTTCTTGCAGTTATCCAACTTTTACTGTACCACGGATAATCGAAACTATACTGTACTGGACACGTTTTTCTAATATCGATCTTTAAAGCTAATCAATCACTGACCTTCCTGATGTTCACTGTTTCCGTGATCCCCGACACGAGTTCCATTTCGACGCGCTGCATCAATCCAACTAATTGTTCCCTGACGTCTCTCGctcgtttcatcgatcgatgtTGAATGAAATTCTCGTAACACCAGTGAGTACTGAAGTCACTTTGCTGCCACTGATTGTACACGTTTAACAGGGTAAGGTGATCGCCACCGGGTACATGGAAATTCTTTCGCGCTGTGTCTGCATGAATAATCTTGTCCTTTGGTCTGTAGAAAATCGCTCCGTTTACCGATAACATGGCAGCAATGGTGGCTACCTCTTCCGAACAGCGGTACTGTTCGCTAGCCAACAACATCTTGGCCATCATCGGGTCCAAGGGAAACTCGGCCATTCTTCGTCCGAGTTTCGTTAATTCTCCGCGATGATTCAAAGCCCCCAAAGCGTACAACTGCTCCAACGCTAAAACCAACGTTTCGTGCGGCGGTGGATCGAGGAAGTCGAAGTGAACCAAATCGTTTATACCCAATGCTTTTAAAGTAAGTACAGCGTTACCTGAAATtgtattattcgaattatataagGATGTTTTTTTTAACAGAACGAATAACTTGGATAATTCAATAATGTTTCAAAGTGATTACCGAGATTAATCCTCTGAATTTCGGGCACAGTATTGTCTTCTAACTCGTGTTGATAAGCCCAGGCCGTGTACAGTCGAAAACACTTCCCCGGGGCTACCCTACCGGCTCTACCAGCTCTTTGATTGGCAGAGGCTTTACTGATTGGAACCACCATCAAACTTTCCATGCCGGTTCGGGAGTTGAAATTGTTCTGCTTCGCGAATCCAGGATCTATCACGTATACTATGTTGTCTATAGTTAAGGATGTTTCAGCTATGTTGGTTGCAAGAACTACCTATAAAGCAAAGCACGCTTGTAAGAAGAGGGAACAAATGTCTTAGATGTTTGTTCTGGGTCACTAGTTTTCTTTCGAAACTTGTGAAGATaatttatacataattttatttgCACTGTCTAACCGCTTTTGCTcactatatattttttatgtactGTTACCAAAGAGTATATTTTACCcgtatagtaataataattataaaaaaataatcgtattcgtttttgttcaataattttctaTCCTGATACCTTTCTAGCGCCGAACGGAGTTGGTTGAAATATTTTCGCCTGCATGTCACTTGGAAGATTCGCATAAACGGGCAAAATCAAGAGTTCCCCTAATTTCGATCCCAATCGCCTCACTCTTTCTTGCAACATTTCTTGACAAGTCTCTATCTCGTCTTGGCCTGTTTAAAAAACTTTAGTTACATCATTATTAGAGATTGTGTATCGTTTACGCCAATAGAACGGTTCAACCAACGGTTCGTTTGTGTTGCTGCGATGAAACCACTTGCCTGTTAAAAACACGAGTACATCCCCGGGAGGTTGAGTTGCGTGTATCTGAAGGATAGAAACAACGGAAGCGTCGATGTAATCAGCCTCGGGCGCTTTGGTGTAATAAATATCGACGGGGAATCGTCGACCGGGTATTCGGAAAATGGGAGTGTCATCAAAGAACTCGCTGAACTTTGTTGCATCCAACGTGGCCGACGAAATCAACAACTTCAAGTCCTGCCGAAATCTCGTGATATCTTTTACTAATCCGAATAATATGTCGGTGTGTAAAGTACGCTCGTGAGCTTCGTCGATGATCATGACGCTGTAAAGAATATCGTTTTTCATAATACCTTTGCAATCCTTGATTCTATGCTTGAGGTTTTATCGAAACTTCGGTaaaactttgaaactttcggtacCTGTACGAAGCTAAATCTGGTTCGCTGAGAAATTCTCGGTGCAACGTACCGTCGGTCATATATTTAATTCGAGTGCGGTGGGAAGTGCaatcttcgaaacgaatcgcgtaACCTACTTCGTTTCCCAATTTTACAGCCATTTCGTGAGCAACTCTCGCTGCCACGGACATGGCGGCCACTCTTCTCGGCTGAGTACAgccaataattttattatcttctgCGAACCCGGCCTCGTACAAATATTGCGGGATTTGCGTGGTTTTTCCAGAACCTGTTTCTCCTTCTATTATCAACACCTACAACGAGGTTGCAATATTTACGAAAAGTCTTAAACATATAATTGCGAAACGTCTTACTTcttgtaattatataaaatacctGATGGTCTTTGATGGCCTGGATCAAGTCATTTCTGAAGGGGTAAATTGGTAaacttttttttgtttcctgTATGGTTTGCAGTGCTTTCACTTGCGGTGGTGGACTCGCCTCGCGTTTTCGATCCTTCTCGCTGCCAGGCATACGCAGCGCTTGAACGAATTCTACCTCGTCCTCCAAGAGGAGATCGTAATCTTGTTGAgctaagaaaaaattaaaaagtattttgaATATTAACTACAACGTATAAATAAAGTTTTCTTCCAATATATTAAGTAAGAAAGTGCATACCTTTCCTATCTTTGGCACCAAAACGAAAAACAGCAGACGACATTTGATCGGATTCCCATTTACTTTGTTCAGATTGCGGTGGCTCGTTGTCATGTACATCTTGTTCCGGTTCGGCTTTTCCTTTTTCTAGAGGCATGTGGTATCGTTGCACTCTTTCAAGCTCCCTAGCTTTCTCATGTTCTTTCGCTAATTGCAGTAACTGTTTCTTATGTtccctttctttcctttccCGATCCGTCAATCTAATGCattaaaaataatgttaatCCAGTACTGACTTTTGTAATACAACTTTGTCTTATGTTacgtcgaagaaaaattacatttcttcttcgaataaatattcatcgtcGATAATATCAGCTTCTAATTCGGCCACTTTATCTTCTTTacgtttttccaaatattttctgCGAGATTCGACTCGCAGCTTTGGTACCAATTTCTCCCGCATATCCGTTTccataattttgagtctctttGCTGCTTCGGCTATGCgaaaaaataacatttataGTAATAAGTTGCACCATCTAAGAGAATCTTTAAAAGCAATACAtcaatatgttaaaaataatgGGGCAAGATGAATAAGAATGCAATagcatttatttcattttagttCTTCAAGGAGTAGCATATATATAGTAGAATTTGGTTTACCTGCTCCCGAACCAGCTGGCATAGCAACCTTCCGTATTCTGCTTTCATCTTTTGCTTTAAGACGAATAGCAAATTCATCTCTTTCCTTGATATCCTTCTTACGTCTCTCTTCTTCGCTATCACTATCCTCGCTCGAGGATTCTTTTCTCCTATATTTACTCATAATGTATTTACTATTGACGACAGGTTATATTTACTTCTTCTCAAACAACGGGAATAGTGTAGAAAAATTCAAtcttaatatttctttcttttaaatttagaaTCACAAATCATTCTGAATCTATAGGAAATTATACCGTTTGTCCTATTTCAGCGATAAATAGCATAAACACACAAGGTAAGACTATTTGAGGTTAACTTCACCTAACCTCTTTAGTATTTATTGCAAACGGAATTCAATGTACTGTTTAATTGACAATAATTTTACTGCATATGTTTCGAAAATATCGGATGATAGAAATAATATAAACGATGTcatataaaaataacaaaaacacTTATTTCATAATAGAAGCAAATCAGTTTCAGCTGCGATACTGAATCAGCTCAGTTATGCGGTAAACGAATCTAGCGTTGCTAGGCAATGTGCTTAGCCTGATGCGAAAAGATTGCACTTATTCAAATTCATTCAATAAGAAAAAATAAGTGCCATTACGTTCATCGTTTAATTTCTCCCTACGATGATATTCTTCTTTATGTTGACAATCGACATAAAATTCCTCATTACTTTCGGAATTAAGGAACAAGAACTTTATTCAGGAAGTATATACAGGATAAACCGAGTTGCTTATTCATCATTACTATTACTTACGCTCTCAGTATAATTTAATTGAAGCGGACACCTTCGGTTTTTAATATGGAAACTTGGTTCTGCGGATCTATTTTATTAAATAGTAATCCGAATTCAATGCAATGAAATGTTCGCGTAATCGACTCAACTTAAATCATGCTTACTTCTTAATGACAATACCATGATTCAACTCATGTAGCCTTTAGTTTCTCCGTGTTTCGCACGAATGAACCGAAACATCGACTAAATGACTCTTTACAGTATTTTACTTCAATGTTTGCGAGATAagagtaatacatattacagttGTAACTATAATATTTTCCACTTGGTACATATAAATGGAAACTATGatcgaaaatcgttcgagatCAATAACTAGTAGTTCGATTCTTAGTGACGCGTTTCGATCCGAGACGTGCGCTGTGAGTTTAATTCGTAGTCGTGCGTTTTGGTCCAGGTCGTGCATTACGAGTCCGACTCGTAATTTAAGCCGAGTGGGTTAGTTCCATGTTGTCTGCAATTCGTTCGTAATGTTCcctatatgaaagtagaactaAAAGTACAATTATCCGAAAAAGTAGCGTGCACGCCAGTCCGTGATAAACACGGTAGAATGAAATTCGAGACGGGGTGAACGACTtaaaaatcattgaaaatttattgACATCAACACAGAACCTTCCAGCGAGGAAGGTGGTACGCGATTAGGTGCCTTTATTACACAATACAAAGAAGTTCACGGGGAGTTTCTTCATTAAGGTTTATTTCTAAGAGAAACACGTCGttgcgatatatatatatatatatatatatatatatatatatatatatatatatataaatgtatatatatatatatgtatatatatactgttCAGAAGCCAAAAATATTCTCCGGAACGCGAATGTTCGATCGATCCCCCACGGTCAATGTCTCCGATCCTAAGTCCACGTAGAGCGGCAGAGCACGCACTAAACACAAAGCCGATCGTTGTCTCGaatatactttttattatacatacattaatgaaaatatatacatgGTAGACTGCAGCTTGTCGAAGCAGCGAAATTGTCAATGTAATCAGCCACAGTATTCGTACGCGAACCGATCTGTGCGATATTTTGTGTTACTTATCGCGGACACGACGTCCTCTCCCGATCGTCGGAGAGATCGTCGCGATTCAGGGATGCACAATGTAGGCCGACACGCGTAGACCATTTGCCGTGTGTGTTGCACGTTTTAATGAAGTTTTTCGACTACTCGCGATCGATGAATATCACccattcgaatcgaatcgaatcgaatcgaatcgaatttaatttttcactcgtCCAATTTTTGTTTccctttttattttcgaaaaataaaaacaaattacgGCCGGACGTTTTCGtaaatcgaaaacgaataaacgagcaaagaatACGTCTGTGTGTCTGTTTTCTGTATCTGTACTTTCGCTGGCTTCGATTAACATATGAATCTTTGTCTCTCTTTCACACACCCTCTTTCGCTCATACTCTCGCTAACTCacgttctttctctgtctctttcctaTTCTACTGCACAGCCAAACACTTGCTCGATCGCTCGGCTTCGAAGCTTCGTTATTCCTTTCGCCTCGTATCTCCAATTGCCATTCCCCCTcacctattcgtttcttcgcggtATCGGGCCTTCCAACGACGCGACCATTACCATTAAACTACAAACGCTGCGATCGGCGGAACGATTGTTTCCCCTCGTACGGTTCTTCTCTTCTGTTATCAACGatgcttccttcgtttctttcgcgaaattttcaaccCGTGCACGTCGCGATTTTCTCTAGTACGCCCGATCAACGGGACTCCCGACAGGCTCTTGGCGTCTCGTAGATTTCGACGTAACGGGTCTGACGACATTTCTCGTTACACTCGAACCGCGATTCGTCGCAGTAGCGATCAACGTCGATTCACCGATCTCGTTCGGTCGTTGATAATCGATCGTTCACCCCTTAGCTGCGTTCTTTTCGGTGCTGAAAATATTCACTCCGTTTGTATTTATTACAATGTCTATGCAATTATAAACACCGTTACAAGTAATACATTATCGTAGAAATATAAACGTGGCCGCGAATCGAATAAATTCCATTCGGTACGTTTTGTAAATGATCGAGACAACCGAAACATCCATCGCACGGTATTTTTCGCGATTGCTTGTCGTTTTACAATCGCGTGCTGCGCGCGCTCCGCAGTTAAGAGGTTAAAGAAACCATCGAAGATCT
This window of the Ptiloglossa arizonensis isolate GNS036 chromosome 5, iyPtiAriz1_principal, whole genome shotgun sequence genome carries:
- the LOC143147139 gene encoding odorant receptor 46a-like, translated to MKIGVDFLDRKMTILRPAFAILTCCGCWRPCGWSSTSKRLLYGSYTVFVFLLLHTFCASQFLNVILNVKTADELSDSVYMFIATCLSCCKIVVLLTNRRNVMILKSKLEEEPCKPMDDTEATIQKRFDKRIGSFTIYYTIMVEVTVFCMILSSLFTDFRNGRLTYRAWLPFHTTDQNLYYVAYSHQIVGLIATSLMNVACDVTMIGLFVHASSQQEILKYRLKRITRETRTELGQVVSFHNFQYRYVFALQEKFKAMLGIQLLSSTLVVCFIMYQLVNTPPTSPKFFEFVMYMICMTTQIFIYCWYGNQLKLKSVEIVGTISELDWWNFDNSSKKALIMIMRRAMKPIEFTSAYVVTIDLNTFVRILKMSYSTYNLLQRTKES
- the L(2)37cb gene encoding DEAH-box helicase 16 lethal (2) 37Cb, whose product is MSKYRRKESSSEDSDSEEERRKKDIKERDEFAIRLKAKDESRIRKVAMPAGSGAAEAAKRLKIMETDMREKLVPKLRVESRRKYLEKRKEDKVAELEADIIDDEYLFEEEILTDRERKEREHKKQLLQLAKEHEKARELERVQRYHMPLEKGKAEPEQDVHDNEPPQSEQSKWESDQMSSAVFRFGAKDRKAQQDYDLLLEDEVEFVQALRMPGSEKDRKREASPPPQVKALQTIQETKKSLPIYPFRNDLIQAIKDHQVLIIEGETGSGKTTQIPQYLYEAGFAEDNKIIGCTQPRRVAAMSVAARVAHEMAVKLGNEVGYAIRFEDCTSHRTRIKYMTDGTLHREFLSEPDLASYSVMIIDEAHERTLHTDILFGLVKDITRFRQDLKLLISSATLDATKFSEFFDDTPIFRIPGRRFPVDIYYTKAPEADYIDASVVSILQIHATQPPGDVLVFLTGQDEIETCQEMLQERVRRLGSKLGELLILPVYANLPSDMQAKIFQPTPFGARKVVLATNIAETSLTIDNIVYVIDPGFAKQNNFNSRTGMESLMVVPISKASANQRAGRAGRVAPGKCFRLYTAWAYQHELEDNTVPEIQRINLGNAVLTLKALGINDLVHFDFLDPPPHETLVLALEQLYALGALNHRGELTKLGRRMAEFPLDPMMAKMLLASEQYRCSEEVATIAAMLSVNGAIFYRPKDKIIHADTARKNFHVPGGDHLTLLNVYNQWQQSDFSTHWCYENFIQHRSMKRARDVREQLVGLMQRVEMELVSGITETVNIRKSITAGYFYHVARLSKGGHYKTAKHNQTVSIHPNSSLFQELPRWLLYHELVFTTKEFMRQVTEIESKWLLEVAPHYYKPKELEDSTNKKMPKVAGRSRPDGTN